Below is a genomic region from Osmia bicornis bicornis chromosome 3, iOsmBic2.1, whole genome shotgun sequence.
GTGAGATATCATGATTAATATAGTTTTTTGAATGATTATTTATgaaaagttaataaaaatgtaagatAATTACTTCAGCTGTAGACCAGCCTACACGGCATAAACCTTCATCAGTTACTATAGCttcatagaaaaatttttctttcccaTGTACTCCTTTGTTTGCTCTGCAACCATGCCATTCCTTTTGTTCACGACTCTGACATCTCAGGCCATCTGGAGTAACAGCTAGAGCTCTTCCTCTATCAAATAAACTCAATGCCCAATGTGTAGCTAGGAATAATTATGACAGTCATTCAgttaaataaaacaatgttACTAGTCATTAGCAAGAAGACAACATACAAGGCTGATGATGTCCTGTAGAACTTGTTTTAGCTGTTTTGCCAGATTCTATATCCTTTAGAGTTTCGCATACAATTTGTATAACTGGCAAACAGAAAGCACCAGTTTTTCCACTACCAGTCTCTGCAGCCATCAATACATCTCCACCACCCAAAATTAATGGAATAGCTTCAGCTTGGACATCAGTTGGTAATCTATAACAAGGTATTCGCATAACACTTTCTTATACATGacaattcttattttatttgtataatCCAACTTTATTATACTTACGTCCATTCCATTTCATCCACTGCGTTTGCAATTTCGGGTAGAACACCCATTTCTAAAAGAAAACGTAATTAAGATGTACAAAATTTTCACAACTTTATCAACAGTATTTTTAATCATACTTCCATTTATATGATTATAATATTCAGGAAAGGGCTAGTAAAAAATACTTACCCTCGAATGCCGCCATCCTTACAATCCTAATTAATGTTCTATCTGTAATAAatgtacaaaaaaaaaacgtagACTGTTTACCGGTTTTCGTTCTTAGCACCACTTAACACCAAGGACTAggtacatccctgcatcctgGAACGGGGTCCCAGCAAACCCAGAACGAAATTAATGTCGGTATGTAGAGAGCGCCGGTGGTGCAACGGGGTCCCAGAAACCCCCGAACACCGGCGACGGATGGGGTCTCCGACACCCCAGAACACCAACGGTGGATggggtcccagacaccccGTAACGTTAGCGACGGATGGGGTCTCAGAAACCCTAAAACGAAAACAAGTCGGTATGTAGAGAGCGCTAACGGTGCAATGGGGTCCCAGAAACCCCAGAACGAAAATAGGTCGGTATGCAGAGCAGCAGTGGTGGATGGGGTCTCAGAAACCCCGAACGAACACAACTCGGTATGTAGAGAGCACTAGCGGTGCAACGGGGTCTCAGACACCCCGGGACGAGAACAAGTCGGTATGTAGAGAGCGTCAGCATTGCAACGGGGTCCCAGGAACCCCTGAACGAACATCAGTCGGTATGTAGAAAACGTCAGCGGTACAACGGGGTCTCAGACACCCCAGGACGAAAGCAAGTCGGTATGTAGAGACCGCCAGCGGTGCTACGGGGTCCAAGAAACCCCGGTTCGAAAAAGGTCGGCATGTAAAAAATAGATGGGTGTCTGAGGCCCCCAAATCATGACACTTCGAAAATAAAGACATGTCTACTCTTTTgcatctgtagtcactggtGCTCTAAAAATTTGACATTTATTATAGACAGTGACTAATGGATAGCGTATATTGCCGTAATTGAAGTTATTTATTCCCGTTTATTTTCATACAAATGATTATTTATATCGACAATGACATCAATTAAAGATCCATTAAAAGAAAACGTACAAACAGAATCTTCTCTTTTTACGGAAGATCACAGTTCACGATGCGAATCACCAAAACGAGGAACTACGCTCTCGACAAGTACAAGCAGCTTCGAGGCATTAGATCCTCATGATCCAAATCTTAGTCGCCTAGCCAATACCATGTTTCAAAAAACTGGTGAATATTTACAAGAAGAACTTACAGCTACTCATGCTGATTATCGTTTATTGGAGCGATTAAACAAAGAAACCATTGCAAAGTATACTGAATTAAAAACCATATCATCAGGTGTCTCTCAATCTTTAGATTCTTTAAAcgaaaaatacaaaaagtTACAACCCATTTTGGACAACATTAATGAAATTGATGATAGTGTGACTAAGTTAGAACAGGCTGCATATAAATTAGCAGCATATTCTAAACGATTGGAAGCAAAGTTTAAAGATATTGAAAGAGATGCAAAAAACAAGTGAAACTGTGATATGGAACATAAGTtagataaaaatgtaaaaggaATTAAATATAGCAAAAGTGTTTATGTTGctgcaaaatttatttctctgtACAATTTAAGAATTGtttgtatataaaattatatattttttttaactaaaGGAGAAATAATAGCTATTAGTTTCCATTCTTACAGTTAGTTATATTAGAATAGTTTACATGTACATGTTTCTTATAAAGGTTTTGTAAAAGTGTGAtgcattttttttacattaaatCACAATACATTTCAATTCTGTAATTACTCTACTTCTTAAGTATACTGTATTCTACTTATGAACTTATTTGGAAACTACATTACCACTTAATTTCCTAGAAAATAATGTACAGTAATTTATAGTATGAACATAaaccaaaaataaatattcttatatgtaataaaaatttaactataacaatgtatcaatatactatgttattaaaaatgaaaatctctGGTATTGTATAATTTACTGAATTAACCTCTTCATTAATTACAAGTGATAAGATTTTTCGCAGTTGTAAAACAGATTAGAACAGACATGAATAAATGTTTAACattatacttatattttaatttttgatataaattttttttaatgtaacaatttattatactactaaaatatataataaatgtaattacATACAATCTAAAATAGCAGGTTTCAGATTTCTTAATAATCAAAGGATTTATATGTGTACATTTGGTAATCTATTGTTGAAAATCACAACTGTCCTGTGTTAAATGTTCATATATGATagacataaataaaatagaatataaatgtccattaaaaaaatgtaacacCTTgctaaattttgaaataaaaactatAACAAAAAAAGTTTAGCACATTcacaattaaatttaaaaatggttGGTAATCACTGATGTTGTTTAACGTATTTAGCAATCTAAGAAATTTCCAGCCATAAATAATTCTAATGCAATTTCAGGTGCAATAGGAAATTCTGGTATTTCTGTACTGCTATTTGTGTAGCGTACTTTGTAAGTAAAATACATGCAAACCTTTTGTAACACATGAGAGCTGCAAGCAGAGTAAATAATTTCATGTATTTTGTATACATTTGGATTTTTTGGGATGATGAACATACGAAAAAACTCACGGTATTTCACGAAAATTAACTTGATTAGCTTCATTTTCAGCAAACTGACCAGGACCACTTAACATAGCCTTTATTGTTCCACTAGTTAAGGCATGTTCccgtttaataataaattcatgTCCATCACTGCTAACCAGTTTTACATACATTGCATTTGGTCCTTCACAACCTCCATATACAGGGCCACTTTCTTgctaaaatttcaattcattatttacaCAATGCCaaaatattcatttctaaATATTGTATCTATTATTTCAAGTAATACACAACTAAATTAGTGTTAGTaacaaaataagaaaagacAGGGAAGAGATCATTAAACagcaaaattttaatttgcagAAATAGGTACCGCATGCAGGTCAATAGATGAACtgccttcttcttctgctctATCGACATTTTCTTCCTCAATGGGCTTGATCCAAAGAAAAATTAGCATTAATGAATCAATTGTTTACCATAATTTTTTCCTGTTTTCCAATTAAAAGAACTAATGcccaattttataattacagcatatacatttgttttaaataCATATCACAGATTCCATTTATCATGCACAAATGAAACATgcataatattttaatagaatCATACCTTATCAGCCTGGGAATTCACATCGTTTGACATGTTTgtcttattaaatatttatttttctacaaagaaagaaaaatgaattagtaGATGAAAAGGTTATTCCAAATATCAAGTCAATATGTCataatgaatttattattaatacattaacAATATTGGTATATGTTTATAATTGATcgcaatataaaaatttagattaaaaattagtataaaaaggaaataatgCACAAATAGAAAAGTATGAcattgttatatttatatagGAGTGTATTTTGCGTTCGAAGTTATAACAGTTTGgacgaaaaatatttaatattgcaTTTATTACTGTATCATATGTGAAGATAAAAGAATTATACATACcttgatgaaaaataaaattgaataaatctAAACTTTTTAACACTATTTAGTAACCAGAACGATTACTAATATGGCTACGAGCACCTACGAGTTTAGTATAGTTTTCGATAAGTCGAAGCTGATGCCGTCTTCACTTTGATTTATATATGTAATGTGATGTAAtgattaaatagaataaaatcaaacTATAAATTCTTGTAATatatttgaatataaaatacatgTTTAATAATAATCGTGTTATTTTACGTAATTTTATTGcgtttgaattattaaggtgatgcgagcgtcgaaaactttaccgacagagcctagaaaaatccctagaaacgagttttcaaattacgtcgttatttctaaacagaatgtaaaaaaatcTGAGGGAGGTGTTCAGGAGGCCCTAAAGAATGGTAGtctggtccttatattatccaaatcatcaaaaagttataaaatattgaaatttatgtttGTCAACCGTCAAAAAAATGGCGGATCGAACTCACCTGCAATAATTTaatcgtaatataaacatttctgtgAATCATGTGTTCAAATGGGTACCAGACTACCATTCTTTGGGTCAGATAGAACAAAACGAGCACCCAAGAGATGATGTACAAGCCTCTAGGTAGAAGAAATTTGACATCACTGCATCCTTTTACATCCTTGCATCCTTTTACATCTTTGCATCCTTTTACATTCTTGCATCCTTTTACATACTTGCATCCTTTTACATACTTGCATCCTTTTACATCCTTGCATCCTTTTACATTCTTGCATCCTTTTACATCCTTGCATCCTTTTACATCCTTTTCATCCTTTTACATCCTTGCATCCCTTTTGTAAGCATTCCATCATAACGCCCTTTGGcggtaaaaaaaggaattaaatcACGCAAAAactttggccctctagcggcaaaaatgtgaactaaattttcgatatcgaatcagcgccctctggtttcagaaaaaggaactaaatcacgctgaaattttggccctctggcggcaaaaatgcgaactaaattttcgatgtcgaatcagcgccctctggtttcagaaaaaggaactaaatcacgccgaatttttggccctctggcggcaaaaatgcgaactaaattttcgatgtcgaatcagcgccctctggtttcagaaaaaggaactaaatcacgccgaaattttggccctctagcggcaaaaatgcgaactaaattttcgatgtcgaatcagcgccctctggtttcagaaaaaggaactaaatcacgctgaaattttggccctctagcggcaaaaatgtgaactaaattttcgacgtcgagccagcgccctctggcggtaggaaaaggaactaaattttgtacaaatttaaatttaaaattatttttcacgagactttacttacctttacttacctttacttacctttcctCGAACCAGTCGCcataagtatattatttataatatgtttattataagggttgaAGGGATGCAAGAGATGCAGGGAGAATTCAGAagtgtaagggatacagagatATAAAAGGTACAGCGATATTAGGGATGCGGGGAGGCTTCGGCCTCCTTCTGGGTGATAGGCTGGGGGAAGCTTTGGCTCCTCCCCAAGGAAGATGCAGTGGGGGGTGACTCCGGCCTCCCCCAGGGTGATAGGACGGGGGGAGGGGCTTGCCGCTGGGCCGCAggtggccggggctggggccccggtcgtcattgcacgcggcccgaggagtagCCGGCGTCGGGTGTGACCCTCGGCGTCGGCGGAGATGGCACTTGGGGGAGGGTCAAAGGTTAGATCCTCCCCCGAGATGGGGCGCTATGCGCCAAGGGCGGGGGGGTCCCGATGTTGTTCGttagaggtcccggggccctcacCACAGCCCTGTGCAggtcaccgtgggggttttagccggtaaaaatccggcactccccccggcccctccccagggtggctgggggcgtctttggaagatttcccccacaaaaaaaaaaaaaaaaaaaaaatataaggGATGCAAAAATGTAAGGTTGCCGAGGTATAAGGAATGTCGGTATATACGAGATGCAGGAATATAGGGAATGCAGTGATATAAGGGATACAGGGATGTTATGAATGCCCTCAAATAATGCAAGGATGTGAAAGGTGACAATTGagtttctgttcggcctaattttcgatgaaacgttgactgttttaccaaCGCGGAGTTCGACATCCACGCTAGCATCGCCTTAACCTGTTGTTCTTACATTTTATACAATGGAAATTGCAGATACCGGGTGAATATTAAgaatataatgtattaattaacaattctAAATGTTTCATATGTTTTAATCTTAATTTTCGTAGGTTTTCACGAACTACGGATGAAGTATTTGATACTTTAGAATTAGCTAATATTAAAGATTCTGATTTGACAAATGAAACTGAAATTTTGTATTCTGCACTTGAAGATAATATGGATAAGTATATAAAGTTGTTAGAGATTGATGATCATTTATTGGAAGCAATTAACAAAGGAGAAAGGTAAATGTTTActtacatttattaatatttttctaatcatttttattattcaattactgttaataataaaaatttcagtttAACATTTCAGGGTAAGGAAGAAGATTCTGTAGCACTATGTACAAAAAGTAGAACTTATGATGTTAAAGAAACTGAAACATCTAATTCATATTTGTTAGTACCAAATACAAATATGTTTGAAAAAACAGATGGTAgaataataaaacataataACGTTTTGGgaatttttcatatatattATGAGGTATAAATAACTTATAAGAAAATAGTTTTGAACttgtaatattaaataaatctgTGGAAATATTTAAGGTAAATGAATGTAAACCTAAAGTGGAAAAATTACTTGATTTGCTTGAGCCTACTTCTTTCAAAGGAATGGAATATGAATCTTCTATACCTCAAGAACTTTTATATGACTGGCATAGATTACAAAGTGAGATACAAGCCAGTGAAGAGGAATTAAAGCAGGCCTTAAAAGATTATTTAATAGTTAATATTGATGGtatcataaatttttcaagaattacTAAGAAAAACAGTGTATAATTGATATTGATTAGTATTCTTAACTGTAATTATGCAGCCAACATAGTTAACAAGACTAactatgttattttttatgcTCGTTTAAAGGCTATTTTCGTTTGATACCATTTGAATCTGAAGTAAGAAGCTTAACATTAATGTTAGATCTTTTTGATGAAAACTGTTGGGAGATAGATGAAGTTGATAAAGAAATTACATatgattatttaaaagaattttttcataaatcaGTTTTTGATACTTTGTTTACTAAATACACAGAAGTAAGTCATAAAACCAAAAAAGATGGAACACCTTTATACAGGTATATGAAATTAACGCAACTGTAATTAGCAAGCTTAGAGTCAGAGATAAAATATGATACATATTACAGATATAATGAAGAACTTTGTTGCAAGAGTTTAGCTAAAATTCTTCTTGCTGCTTCTTCGGTAACCGAGTATAAACAATTCATGGAATCATGGAATATTGGAacaccagaaagtaagctgaaATATGTATGAAAAAATTTACGAATGAAATTTATGTTCACATTGCAATTTATTTGCATATAGAAATGAAACCAAGGGAAGAATATTTACGTGGAATAGCTCTTATTACCTGGAACAGTTATGCAATGAAAAAAGAAGTAGTAGCTTTTCCAGAAACAGATTTACCGAAAGATACTGAGGAAAGGTTTAATGCCCTATTCAAAGCAAAAGATAAGTGGACAGTAGAAGAAATAACTCCGTATATATTGtaagtaaaaacaaaatttcatttatagcACGTTTCTTTTCGTTATAAAAGTTTTCTTGTTTTAGGTGTTTAACAACAAACCAAATGAATGTTAATGCTCTTTTAACTAAATATGCCAGATGTTCGGTCATTAACGGTATTAAATATTACAGTTCAAAACTCggtaaatgaagaaaattgttGATGTTGAAATCATTCTCGCTGTTTATTTCGCTTGAGGCTGTAATACATAGTTACATTTACACCGTTCTATAAAtagtttttaaatatcattacacattgtttatgtttattattcATCATCTAATTGATAACATAACAGGGTTGATCGCGGTGGACTGTCTTTATCtcagtattttctatttctttaaagactgcaattatattttgaaaaaaaaaaacggttACCTGTAGTAACAGTAATAAATACTTGGTATGTTTATCCTTTCATTATGAATTACAAAATCTTATGTAACGTGACTGTAGCCGagtaatgtaataatatgattaataacaattaaaagtttttcttcaaaatttgttAGCGTTTTATCAAGTATTATGATATTTATTAGGatgtatttttgaaaattacatGTAATATAAGAgaattggaaaataaaaattatattttctataataaatgatataatgtgttgtgatgatataaatatgatagtacattataaaattgaaaataaaaaaaatttgtcgaacattttaatgaaattttaaggATAACATTTAAAAGATAACATTTGCTTAAACTAACATTTACATAATTATCAACAtcattattaaat
It encodes:
- the LOC114877695 gene encoding biogenesis of lysosome-related organelles complex 1 subunit 2, which encodes MTSIKDPLKENVQTESSLFTEDHSSRCESPKRGTTLSTSTSSFEALDPHDPNLSRLANTMFQKTGEYLQEELTATHADYRLLERLNKETIAKYTELKTISSGVSQSLDSLNEKYKKLQPILDNINEIDDSVTKLEQAAYKLAAYSKRLEAKFKDIERDAKNK
- the LOC114877702 gene encoding elongin-C isoform X2 — its product is MSNDVNSQADKQESGPVYGGCEGPNAMYVKLVSSDGHEFIIKREHALTSGTIKAMLSGPGQFAENEANQVNFREIPSHVLQKVCMYFTYKVRYTNSSTEIPEFPIAPEIALELFMAGNFLDC
- the LOC114877702 gene encoding elongin-C isoform X1, with amino-acid sequence MSNDVNSQADKPIEEENVDRAEEEGSSSIDLHAQESGPVYGGCEGPNAMYVKLVSSDGHEFIIKREHALTSGTIKAMLSGPGQFAENEANQVNFREIPSHVLQKVCMYFTYKVRYTNSSTEIPEFPIAPEIALELFMAGNFLDC
- the LOC114877659 gene encoding sister chromatid cohesion protein DCC1 encodes the protein MEIADTGFSRTTDEVFDTLELANIKDSDLTNETEILYSALEDNMDKYIKLLEIDDHLLEAINKGESLTFQGKEEDSVALCTKSRTYDVKETETSNSYLLVPNTNMFEKTDGRIIKHNNVLGIFHIYYEVNECKPKVEKLLDLLEPTSFKGMEYESSIPQELLYDWHRLQSEIQASEEELKQALKDYLIVNIDGYFRLIPFESEVRSLTLMLDLFDENCWEIDEVDKEITYDYLKEFFHKSVFDTLFTKYTEVSHKTKKDGTPLYRYNEELCCKSLAKILLAASSVTEYKQFMESWNIGTPEKMKPREEYLRGIALITWNSYAMKKEVVAFPETDLPKDTEERFNALFKAKDKWTVEEITPYILCLTTNQMNVNALLTKYARCSVINGIKYYSSKLGK